The Podospora pseudopauciseta strain CBS 411.78 chromosome 2 map unlocalized CBS411.78m_2, whole genome shotgun sequence genome has a window encoding:
- the VAC7 gene encoding Vacuolar inheritance and morphology protein (EggNog:ENOG503NVYD; COG:S): MDPSSNKPTGSAEADRSQSTGSIPTALLHPTLSRESTSSTATITPKTDSWPSKLTSQTSQTSTTSTSSSVAPSPLHSREPSPTRPPRQQRTSTSRASSINPGPRSRKNSAQDLGKQANPPPRPPPPPPTTKTLSSSTTPTLLPTVSDPSFNAGAPVKSPTSMEHIRESPRWPVSPRLRSPPPILHQPNIPPQRRSEHETPLIALQRATPPQPRYQEPQSDTDTDDAHMPSGLRTPARGGGSSSVLETVQEVSPLGSPLGTGESLEEKIASSMASESSQADLIGLGLSKETVGRSNTGPNDSGSDSGSIKASRRGGSGMPPPPLTTRQSSTSINKPGLPKTKTGDLPLQSMTVETETVTSIPQAALAPSVGTQVSSASLRTKASNETIRPRKEKKKPPRKQTTVTAVNASSKADIFEAKVASAVEEANSSDSEETFVYDSNPPDTRDRPPRFHSRTPSATSMVSQIDRSGMRSIHTVMESSGPQMVVKKSMKFVNTYNSNANDGIYGDDDGKGTGRSNAGSARGTARHHHHFGRWGRNGGSNGHPSLFAEHSPFSNAAAVGNGGSRHSSNPPSPRYANARNYSAANGKRSTHLSAGYDLDDNTTGADDETTPLVQSSTMRSSRSGRSRRGPHSHSYRSIEAQQYRSPPSVLNRFASCLVLTVMLLLIVSGAIGFMFATSQPLTNVQLTNMSHIVASQQELMLDLTIKAHNPNVVVVAVDSCNIEVFAKSPRGMSDSEWWRHTHPGEVGPPPIKRPEGEMLAMEADDDDDSAPNLHLGTITGFESPLTFEGSFFNQGDSYSTGEVRLKDPGNVTKPGGPERWERVLEDEFTLILKGVITYTLPLSQRERKATITAKKIIRPNSADDPAVQPDDGEVTISLIP; encoded by the exons ATGGACCCGTCGTCCAACAAGCCGACTGGCTCAGCAGAGGCCGACCGCTCCCAGTCAACCGGCAGTATCCCAACTGCCCTGCTCCATCCCACGTTATCCCGCGAATCCACCTCGAGCACGGCAACCATAACCCCAAAGACCGACTCGTGGCCCTCGAAGTTGACTTCGCAGACCTCGCAGACCTCGACcacgtccacctcctcttcggtTGCACCTTCACCTCTCCACTCGCGCGAGCCCTCTCCAACACGACCGCCGCGGCAGCAACGTACGAGCACCTCACGAGCGTCATCCATCAACCCCGGGCCCCGGTCGCGGAAAAACAGTGCTCAGGATCTAGGAAAACAAGCCAACCcgccaccacgaccaccaccaccaccccctacGACGAAaaccttgtcctcctccacgacGCCTACTCTTCTGCCCACTGTATCAGACCCAAGCTTCAATGCGGGTGCACCCGTCAAGTCACCCACGTCCATGGAGCATATTCGAGAGTCACCCCGGTGGCCGGTATCCCCTAGGCTAcgatctcctccacccattCTCCACCAGCCAAACATCCCACCTCAGCGACGATCAGAGCACGAAACACCTCTAATTGCTCTTCAGCGTGCGACCCCGCCCCAGCCTCGATACCAGGAGCCTCAGTCAGACACCGATACCGACGACGCCCACATGCCGTCTGGGTTACGAACCCCCGctcgaggtggtggaagcagCTCAGTCTTGGAGACTGTCCAGGAAGTTAGTCCACTGGGTTCGCCACTGGGAACAGGAGAGTCACTGGAGGAAAAGATTGCTAGCAGCATGGCTTCTGAATCGTCACAGGCGGATCTGATTGGTCTCGGTCTGTCCAAGGAGACAGTGGGTAGATCCAACACTGGCCCGAACGACAGTGGTAGTGATAGTGGCAGCATCAAGGCCAGCCGACGGGGTGGATCTGGGATGCCACCGCCCCCTTTGACGACAAGGCAGTCGAGCACCTCGATCAACAAGCCGGGCTTGCCCAAGACCAAGACTGGCGACCTGCCATTGCAGAGTATGACGGTCGAGACGGAGACGGTTACCTCGATTCCCCAAGCTGCGTTGGCCCCAAGTGTTGGCACCCAGGTGTCAAGTGCCAGTTTGCGGACAAAGGCCAGCAACGAGACGATACGaccgaggaaggagaaaaagaagccgCCACGGAAGCAAACCACTGTGACGGCGGTCAATG CATCCTCCAAGGCCGATATCTTCGAGGCCAAGGTCGCAAGCGCCGTCGAGGAAGCAAACTCGTCCGATTCCGAAGAGACTTTTGTCTACGATTCTAACCCACCAGATACCCGTGACCGACCGCCGAGATTTCATTCACGAACGCCGAGTGCGACATCCATGGTCAGCCAAATCGATCGGTCTGGGATGAGGTCCATCCACACCGTGATGGAGAGTTCTGGGCCTCAGATGGTTGTCAAGAAGAGCATGAAATTCGTCAACACTTACAACAGCAATGCAAATGACGGCATCTATGGCGACGATGATGGGAAGGGAACTGGCAGGAGCAATGCCGGTTCTGCCCGGGGAACTGCacgacatcaccatcatttCGGCCGTTGGGGCCGTAACGGAGGCAGCAATGGTCACCCCTCATTGTTCGCCGAGCACTCGCCTTTCAGTAACGCTGCAGCTGTTGGGAACGGAGGCTCAAGACACTCTTCCAACCCTCCGAGTCCCCGCTACGCTAATGCTCGTAACTACTCAGCAGCAAATGGAAAGAGGTCGACACATCTATCAGCAGGGTATGatctcgacgacaacacTACTGGCGCTGACGACGAGACAACACCCTTGGTTCAGTCCTCCACGATGCGATCATCAAGGTCAGGCAGAAGCCGGAGGGGTCCTCACTCGCACTCATACCGGTCGATTGAGGCGCAACAATACAGGTCACCTCCCTCGGTCCTCAACCGGTTCGCGAGTTGTCTGGTCTTGACGGTCATGCTGTTGCTCATTGTCTCGGGCGCCATCGGTTTCATGTTTGCGACATCACAACCTCTCACCAATGTTCAGCTCACCAATATGAGCCATATTGTGGCCAGCCAACAGGAGCTTATGCTCGATCTTACCATCAAAGCCCATAACCCCAACGTCGTGGTTGTAGCTGTAGATTCTTGCAACATCGAGGTCTTCGCCAAGTCGCCACGCGGAATGTCGGATTCAGAGTGGTGGCGCCATACCCATCCCGGCGAGGTtggaccaccacccatcaagAGACCCGAAGGCGAAatgttggcgatggaggccgacgatgatgatgattcgGCGCCTAACCTGCACCTCGGCACCATCACTGGATTCGAGAGTCCCCTGACTTTCGAGGGTTCTTTCTTCAACCAGGGCGATTCGTACTCGACTGGCGAGGTCCGCCTGAAAGATCCTGGCAACGTCACCAAACCTGGTGGTCCCGAGCGATGGGAGCGGGTCCTGGAGGACGAGTTCACGTTGATTTTGAAGGGCGTCATCACATACACTCTTCCCCTGAGCCAACGGGAGCGAAAGGCCACCATCACTGCGAAGAAGATTATCAGACCAAACTCGGCTGACGACCCTGCGGTCCAACCCGACGACGGGGAGGTTACCATCTCACTTATACCTTAA
- a CDS encoding uncharacterized protein (COG:S; EggNog:ENOG503NUJA) encodes MAAVVKKPPATGRETPTGTPQRPSARSSTPTTSSTSGTTPAAAARSARPSRTGTPVSARAAAHERRQSLLNGISSNGRSGSPADAERDEAIRAETVAIIDDLKTRLERAESSAESTKRQVEILQDKLDEAHREQAKLEERVHEQEEQIETLTNEKRETARQMREMENIYEAERSGMMKEKEEMANREEEMQTVIQRLKDSLAQRNLDEDRPTRQSVTNSPSIENGSFAPPSSIHRSDSRNNSKLLLQKDKLIESLRLELAEAQIKLVESQNQGGGRLQEVERQLMEARVANARLMEDNESYQLLLQDRTLKGDFGTNDFSYLGHASANQDALAALEGRSNGASLADELNGAAESDPPNEQELETQRRLEAEIKSVKDQNKALTLYINKIIERLLQHQGFEHILDQSSDFKGNTNANTNKELPPPPTPKQAAPPPGPSLLQRAKTMSIGGGVRPKPRPMSFMPSASTDVSNPETAPSIPIGLTRNTSTRRARPMSDQYTSVGAASLVNAMYKGPSAVDGPLSPSLRSSQTFWAPQGAGNRSSMSGSTSGNGPQSAHSTTGAPPASAGNFPGMRSETSSTSGDSILERDFVSSHSSPPRSQHEKEKTTFGGNKPRPLRLVQENAEAQAAAERANKRNSWMGWATSAFVKKDEQAVGTAETIRE; translated from the exons ATGGCTGCCGTCGTCAAGAAGCCTCCGGCGACTGGTCGCGAGACACCCACTGGAACTCCGCAGCGCCCGAGTGCGAGATCATCAACTCCTACCACCTCCAGCACGTCTGGCACCacacccgccgccgcagcacGCAGCGCCCGTCCTTCACGCACCGGGACACCTGTCTCCGCACGTGCGGCCGCCCACGAAAGGCGCCAGTCCCTTCTCAACGGCATCTCTAGCAATGGCAGGAGCGGTAGCCCAGCCGACGCCGAGCGTGATGAGGCCATCCGCGCCGAGACCGTGGCCATCATCGACGACTTGAAGACGCGACTGGAGAGGGCCGAGAGCTCGGCCGAGTCAACCAAGCGTCAGGTTGAGATTCTTCAGGACAAGCTGGACGAGGCGCACAGGGAGCAGGCGAAGCTTGAGGAGAGGGTTCACGAACAAGAAGAGCAGATCGAGACACTCACCAATGAGAAGCGCGAGACTGCCCGCCAGATGCGCGAGATGGAGAACATCTACGAGGCTGAGCGGAGTGGCAtgatgaaggagaaggaggagatggccaaccgcgaggaggagatgcagACCGTGATTCAGCGCCTCAAAGACAGCCTCGCGCAGAGGAACCTGGACGAGGACAGGCCGACGCGGCAAT CCGTGACCAACTCGCCCAGCATCGAAAATGGAAGCTTTGCGCCCCCTTCGTCCATCCACCGCAGCGATTCACGCAACAACTCCAAGTTGTTGCTACAAAAGGACAAGCTGATTGAATCTCTCAGACTCGAGTTGGCCGAGGCACAGATCAAGCTTGTCGAGTCGCAAAACCAGGGCGGTGGCCGTCTTCAGGAAGTTGAGCGCCAGCTCATGGAGGCCCGTGTGGCCAACGCTAGGTTGATGGAAGACAACGAAAGTTATCAGCTGCTTCTCCAAGATCGGACTCTCAAGGGCGACTTTGGAACGAACGATTTCAGCTATCTCGGTCACGCCTCGGCGAACCAAGACGCTCTCGCTGCCCTGGAAGGCAGATCCAACGGAGCCAGCTTGGCCGATGAGCTCAACGGCGCTGCCGAAAGCGACCCCCCAAACGAACAGGAGCTCGAGACTCAGAGGCGCCTAGAGGCGGAGATCAAGTCGGTTAAAGACCAAAATAAGGCTCTGACTCTTTACATCAACAAGATCATTGAGCGTCTGTTGCAGCACCAAGGATTCGAGCACATCCTCGACCAGAGCAGCGATTTCAAGGGCAACACAAACgcaaacaccaacaaggaactccccccgccccccacccccaagcAGGCAGCCCCTCCACCTGGACCGTCCCTCCTCCAGCGCGCCAAGACGATGAGCATTGGCGGCGGCGTCCGCCCCAAGCCCCGCCCCATGAGCTTCATGCCCTCGGCCAGCACCGACGTCTCCAACCCTGAAACGGCGCCCAGCATCCCCATCGGCCTGACCCGTAACACCTCGACTCGCCGTGCTAGGCCCATGAGCGATCAGTACACCTCTGTCGGCGCCGCCTCGCTCGTAAACGCCATGTACAAGGGCCCTTCCGCCGTTGACGGTCCGCTTTCCCCATCCCTCCGATCCTCCCAGACCTTCTGGGCGCCCCAGGGAGCAGGCAACCGCTCCAGCATGAGCGGCAGCACCAGCGGCAACGGTCCTCAAAGCGCCCACTCCACGACCGGTGCCCCTCCCGCTTCGGCGGGCAACTTCCCGGGCATGCGAAGCGAAACAAGCAGCACGAGCGGGGACTCGATTCTCGAACGGGATTTCGTCTCCAGCCATAGCTCCCCTCCCAGAAGCCAGcacgagaaggagaagacgaCGTTTGGGGGCAACAAGCCCAGGCCGTTGAGGCTCGTGCAGGAGAATGCCGAGGCTCAAGCAGCGGCCGAGAGGGCGAACAAGAGGAACAGCTGGATGGGATGGGCGACGAGCGCGTTTGTGAAGAAGGATGAGCAAGCTGTTGGGACGGCCGAGACGATTAGGGAGTAG
- the RPL30 gene encoding 60S ribosomal protein L30 (COG:J; EggNog:ENOG503P3X3), with protein sequence MAPKKSKSDAQSIGAKLALVMKSGKVVLGYRSTLKALRTGKAKLILIAANTPPLRKSELEYYSMMSKTSVHHYNGTNIELGTALGKLFKCSTMAILDAGDSDILADQTA encoded by the exons ATGGCCCCCAAGAAGTCTAAGTCGGACGCTCAGTCCATCGGCGCCAAGCTGGCCCTTGTTATGAAGTCTG GCAAGGTCGTCCTTGGATACAGATCGACCCTCAAGGCCCTCCGCACCGGGAAGGCCAAGTTGATCCTCATCGCTGCCAacacccctcctctccgcaAGTCTGAGCTCGAGTACTACTCCATGATGAGCAAGACCTCAGTCCACCACTACAACGGCACCAAC ATTGAGCTTGGCACCGCTCTTGGCAAGCTCTTCAAGTGCTCCACCATGGCCATCCTCGACGCTGGTGACTCCGACATTCTGGCTGACCAGACTGCCTAA
- the RPL10 gene encoding 60S ribosomal protein L10 (BUSCO:EOG092648Q0; EggNog:ENOG503NXSP; COG:J) — protein sequence MARRPARCYRYCKNKPYPKSRFNRGVPDPKIRIFDLGRKRATVDDFPLCIHLVSNELEQLSSEALEAARICANKYLVKLAGKEGFHLRVRAHPYHVVRINKMLSCAGADRLQTGMRGAWGKPNGTVARVNIGQIILSVRTRDSNRAIALEALRRSQYKFPGRQKIIISKNWGFTPLRREEYLEAKAAGRVKVDGAYVQFLSNKGNLAQNMKRFPDAFTA from the exons ATGGCCCGCCGTCCCGCCAGATGCTACCGGTACTGCAAGAACAAG CCGTACCCTAAGTCGCGCTTCAACCGCGGTGTCCCCGACCCCAAGATTCGCATCTTCGATCTTGGCCGCAAGCGTGCCACCGTCGATGACTTCCCTCTCTGCATCCACCTCGTTTCCAACGAGTTGGAACAGCTGAGCTCTGAGGCCCTTGAAGCCGCCCGTATCTGCGCCAACAAATACCTCGTCAAGCTTGCCGGCAAGGAAGGGTTCCACCTCCGTGTCCGTGCCCACCCCTACCATGTCGTCCGTATCAACAAGATGTTGTCCTGCGCCGGTGCCGATAGACTTCAGACTGGTATGCGTGGTGCCTGGGGTAAGCCCAACGGCACTGTCGCCCGTGTCAACATTGGCCAGATCATCTTGAGCGTCCGCACCCGTGACTCTA ACCGTGCTATCGCTCTCGAGGCTCTCCGCCGCTCCCAGTACAAGTTCCCCGGTCGCCAAAAGATCATTATCTCCAAGAACTGGggcttcacccccctccgccgcGAGGAGTACCTCGAGGCCAAGGCCGCCGGCCGCGTCAAGGTCGATGGTGCTTATGTTCAGTTCTTGTCCAACAAGGGCAACCTCGCTCAGAACATGAAGCGCTTCCCTGATGCCTTCACTGCCTAA
- a CDS encoding uncharacterized protein (EggNog:ENOG503NWR8), whose amino-acid sequence MAFHQPTRQVQQPRIARAESEDGGSAILSPQARLDTNEPHTWVLFTPGTDAGTTTSYLSSVQDDQITPGRSRISDLGSLDTAARSDFNSQPSNSVVPSVALVNSIAEDDAELDSLDSHLPDFRTAHSPYHQPDIIHSTHIFPGHDGLGSFRFEVPGNSVQAQERMYAFEQFNPNRVMHRRESFDLARLQLESQEPKEAERNQRIEAWRLEQSQLLLEDIKKETKRRRRQSELSAQRARLEKGVLEDVIARSVADEEAEDINLAGTEWHDQDEASTDTSKGGLWSRLTRKVICDMMGIDDKLLAILFGEVLPDEDDMKTPRGSPKDSAHPAFANKESESRDDSTWQLHMLERIANELGGIVHQMSTHPGAFSTYSRVQQTPLPYAGLPMIPEAPDSIQRMNSSAASMPQFKPTIGQSADAGVAQPLNAIPSTSSDATPDVATSNGQTFTQQEWEQDLDIRLVFRYLRSRFTSSRPSSPPFTSGTSHLATSSTQELAAKAARIRQHHPLVSHAHANSHGHHRPRPAERRSFRSTTPANPVTMRHGPGSCASQSTRRSARRSSMSSRQSSRHFWDIGGSIGTGSIIASAGPIMGSWGEV is encoded by the coding sequence ATGGCATTCCACCAGCCTACGCGACAAGTTCAACAACCGCGGATTGCCCGTGCCGAGTCTGAAGATGGGGGTTCTGCCATCCTCTCACCCCAGGCTCGCCTGGACACCAATGAACCCCATACATGGGTTTTGTTTACACCAGGTACTGATGCCGGAACCACAACCTCCTATCTGAGCTCTGTCCAAGATGATCAAATCACGCCCGGGAGATCCAGAATCAGCGATTTGGGAAGTCTTGACACCGCAGCGCGTTCCGACTTCAATTCGCAACCGAGCAACTCCGTAGTGCCATCTGTGGCTCTTGTAAACAGCATCGCAGAAGATGACGCCGAGCTTGACAGCCTCGACAGCCACCTCCCAGACTTCAGGACAGCGCATAGTCCATATCATCAACCAGACATCATCCATTCGACGCACATCTTCCCTGGTCACGATGGCCTGGGTTCGTTCCGATTCGAAGTGCCCGGTAATAGCGTACAGGCTCAGGAGCGCATGTATGCTTTTGAACAGTTCAACCCAAATCGCGTCATGCACAGGAGGGAGAGCTTTGACTTGGCTCGCCTTCAGCTGGAGAGTCAAGAGCCAAAAGAGGCGGAGCGAAATCAGAGAATAGAGGCGTGGCGGTTAGAACAGAGTCAGCTTTTGTTGGAGGATATCAAAAAGGAAACAaagaggcggaggagacaGTCAGAGCTGTCGGCACAGAGGGCTCGGTTGGAGAAGGGCGTCTTGGAAGATGTGATCGCAAGGAGCGTTGCCGACGAGGAAGCCGAAGATATCAATCTTGCCGGTACAGAATGGCACGACCAGGATGAAGCATCAACGGACACCTCGAAGGGAGGATTGTGGAGTCGACTCACGCGCAAGGTGATCTGCGATATGATGGGCATTGATGACAAGCTGCTCGCCATTCTATTTGGGGAGGTGCTTCCGGATGAGGACGACATGAAAACTCCCAGGGGGTCTCCCAAGGACTCAGCTCACCCCGCATTTGCGAACAAGGAATCAGAGTCACGCGACGACTCGACATGGCAACTACACATGCTGGAACGGATTGCAAATGAGCTTGGTGGAATTGTCCATCAGATGTCGACACATCCTGGGGCCTTTTCCACTTACAGTCGTGTTCAACAGACGCCCCTTCCATACGCCGGGTTGCCCATGATACCAGAAGCGCCAGACAGCATTCAAAGGATGAACAGCAGCGCCGCTTCCATGCCGCAATTCAAGCCCACCATTGGACAATCGGCAGATGCTGGCGTTGCGCAGCCATTGAATGCCATCCCGTCCACGTCCTCAGACGCTACCCCTGATGTGGCCACCAGCAACGGCCAGACTTTTACGCAACAGGAGTGGGAGCAAGATCTCGATATCCGCCTCGTTTTCCGCTACCTACGGTCACGATTTACCTCGTCTcgcccatcatctcctccgtTCACATCGGGAACATCGCATCTAGCCACCTCGAGCACCCAAGAGTTAGCGGCCAAGGCAGCCCGGATTCGACAGCACCATCCACTGGTATCCCACGCACATGCGAATTCACacggccaccaccggccccgTCCGGCGGAGCGACGCAGTTTCAgatcaacaacgccggcTAATCCCGTCACAATGAGACATGGTCCCGGTAGCTGTGCAAGCCAGAGCACGAGGCGATCTGCGAGGAGGAGTAGCATGTCTTCGAGGCAATCATCTCGGCATTTTTGGGACATTGGGGGCTCCATTGGGACTGGTAGTATCATTGCTAGCGCCGGGCCTATTATGGGAAGTTGGGGCGAGGTCTAA
- a CDS encoding uncharacterized protein (EggNog:ENOG503NY2S): MAATPFDPSVQGNSFVFDIYTDGQALRAPAPAPATFLPGGPCNYTDPSLPRCGCRRFWSNSALAATGTVEICMCSHHACFHEDAPSGQTQQTQLGPTQILPVAGVVGQENQKPRSHREPLSPVQELVNWPMPTSFGASLDLNLLDFQNTEPNPRIEATTPLSIGHLQPAQDSPMPDTFNHWGEIIETQAENISLRGFPTLPTQCLLTQGPPSTTSSSQARYLRPFAGRGLQTLNVLREDAVCPGPNDDDPTQEHDPLSRREREETPKASSHSQGKTPKPDDNSAYQKLTETVESHEQRIDRLENTSFSVAGHEECYDKHDNVDMRVTELESRVDEVEKMLNDNGSVVESRRHTRTDAIADDATASVVSIATNTTISASNRVEVYNQIQKLQAQVNQLQAAALPTYAKPWELEVVFMPFPLKGVWVQANEFPAQRRSLGGDGEWTQMQNTLSRATPDPQSPKFAEWPGQSPESNWLLPRAFAAGRIIDQRLKSRGLIKTVLVRGADARSVQLAIHDAFSEVLRVSALVGVRSDYSPNSPLNEFMGLRQAWVPLRKLHKDSKLRFLTPAEMATPALWDFTFLVSSVIMKASGVHRLYITQPEAYLQDHPLGYHAMDAGWTWQRLRELSRFYPDSQSTTGDVPEADAMEECWAWNDRVDEPPSHNASVLSLRNSHLQRLSRRSSTEPSQQFYTGVQSPILTNGPSFIRAGSPLTQRERKGSWPPQFTRAGSVPPPSIPIQSAQSVARRRVSTVAPYERRSSPLVTRPTPRITTVQTSGVSAKKRRLGTRSPSLVPRNTPRWSRTSMSRSPSLAPPGMFGHHDERDRTPFYYATPHSEAVGEYGYQRGGSRGPPQTMLRTNGYEPDDDEDEEMTDDFQDDDTQGSSSDPCDSEMTHADSPAKQVRVSQGSFGFGTDGEGNDMDDVDIDVYEDDEEDELDGVDTDHTPGRQNHYHSSHAAWGNQAAAAHVTRPEDIPRAGIEDQMSDDENVDPSSSFSSFASDVSGSFHSSQSRQQQHDDQQEEIEIHQDEDEEDREERRSNTSARSSQAPSEYSSRPGPWNIVPSPASPTRTITADTKAVAASQQEAGVKAHSIKRERSSLNSLMDFRIHEDRTAQS, from the coding sequence ATGGCTGCGACTCCTTTCGATCCCTCTGTCCAGGGCAACTCTTTTGTATTTGACATCTACACCGATGGCCAAGCCTTGCGCGCGCCGGCGCCTGCTCCCGCGACTTTCCTCCCTGGCGGACCATGCAACTACACCGACCCATCTCTCCCGCGATGCGGTTGCCGCCGGTTCTGGAGCAATTCTGCTCTCGCCGCAACGGGTACCGTCGAGATTTGCATGTGCTCACATCATGCCTGCTTCCATGAGGATGCCCCTTCAGGTCAAACCCAGCAGACCCAGCTTGGCCCAACCCAGATCTTGCCTGTGGCTGGCGTCGTAGGCCAGGAAAACCAAAAGCCCAGGAGCCACCGGGAACCGCTGAGTCCCGTCCAGGAGCTAGTGAACTGGCCGATGCCCACCAGCTTTGGGGCATCGTTGGATCTAAACCTGCTGGACTTTCAAAATACGGAACCTAACCCAAGGATAGAGGCCACCACTCCACTGTCTATTGGACACCTTCAGCCGGCTCAGGACAGCCCAATGCCCGACACATTCAACCACTGGGGGGAGATAATCGAGACTCAGGCCGAGAACATTAGCCTCCGCGGGTTTCCAACACTTCCAACTCAGTGTCTGCTGACCCAAGGACCTCCATCGACAACTTCATCCAGCCAGGCCAGATATCTACGACCATTTGCTGGGAGGGGATTGCAGACGCTCAATGTGCTTAGAGAGGACGCCGTTTGCCCAGGACctaatgatgatgacccTACTCAGGAACATGATCCATTGTCCAGGCGCGAGCGGGAGGAGACACCCAAGGCGTCTTCGCATTCACAGGGCAAAACTCCAAAACCTGATGACAACAGCGCATATCAGAAACTCACCGAAACAGTCGAGTCACACGAACAGCGAATAGACAGACTCGAAAACACCTCCTTTTCTGTTGCCGGCCACGAAGAATGCTACGACAAGCACGACAACGTCGACATGCGAGTCACGGAACTGGAGTCACGGGTGGATGAAGTGGAAAAAATGCTGAACGACAATGGGAGCGTGGTGGAAAGCAGGCGACACACTCGGACTGATGCTATTGCCGACGATGCTACCGCCAGTGTGGTCTCTATAGCCACCAACACGACAATTTCCGCATCCAACCGGGTTGAGGTGTACAACCAGATCCAAAAGCTCCAGGCTCAAGTCAACCAGCTGCAAGCTGCCGCGCTGCCAACGTACGCCAAACCCTGGGAGCTTGAAGTCGTGTTTATGCCGTTCCCCCTGAAAGGCGTGTGGGTGCAGGCAAACGAGTTTCCTGCCCAACGCCGGTCTCTaggcggtgatggggagtGGACGCAGATGCAAAACACGCTCAGCAGGGCAACACCAGATCCGCAGTCACCCAAATTTGCCGAGTGGCCCGGTCAATCGCCAGAGTCAAACTGGTTGCTTCCAAGGGCGTTCGCGGCAGGAAGAATCATTGATCAGAGATTAAAGAGCCGCGGCCTCATCAAGACAGTTCTGGTTCGAGGAGCTGATGCCCGCAGTGTTCAGCTTGCCATTCACGATGCCTTCTCTGAAGTCCTCCGGGTATCTGCTCTCGTTGGAGTTCGATCAGATTATTCGCCAAACTCTCCGCTAAACGAGTTCATGGGTCTGAGACAAGCATGGGTTCCTCTGCGAAAGCTTCACAAGGACTCAAAACTACGATTTCTCACACCAGCTGAGATGGCAACACCAGCGCTGTGGGATTTCACCTTTCTGGTTTCGAGTGTCATCATGAAAGCCAGCGGTGTCCACCGTCTGTACATCACGCAACCCGAGGCATATCTCCAGGATCATCCCTTGGGCTATCATGCGATGGATGCTGGTTGGACATGGCAAAGGCTTCGCGAATTGAGTAGATTCTATCCCGACTCTCAAAGTACCACCGGAGATGTTCCCGAGGCCGATGCTATGGAAGAATGCTGGGCGTGGAATGATCGGGTGGATGAGCCTCCAAGTCACAACGCATCCGTCCTGAGCCTTCGCAACTCACACCTACAGCGTTTGTCTAGACGCTCCTCCACCGAGCCCTCGCAGCAGTTTTATACCGGTGTGCAGTCGCCCATACTCACCAACGGTCCGAGCTTCATCCGTGCAGGGTCTCCTCTTACTCAAAGAGAACGAAAGGGCTCTTGGCCGCCACAGTTTACTCGGGCTGGCTCAGTCCCACCACCTTCCATACCTATACAGTCTGCGCAATCCGTGGCCCGACGACGTGTCTCGACCGTAGCGCCCTATGAGCGGCGCTCCTCCCCTCTGGTCACTCGTCCAACCCCACGGATCACTACTGTTCAGACGTCTGGCGTATCAGCTAAGAAGCGACGACTGGGCACCCGCTCGCCGAGTCTCGTCCCGCGCAACACACCTCGTTGGAGCCGCACCAGCATGAGCCGGTCGCCATCTCTCGCCCCGCCAGGCATGTTCGGCCACCATGACGAGCGCGACCGTACACCGTTTTACTATGCAACCCCTCACAGTGAAGCTGTGGGCGAATACGGCTATCAGCGTGGGGGAAGCCGGGGCCCTCCCCAGACAATGTTGCGCACCAACGGCTACGAACctgacgacgatgaggacgaagagATGACAGATGATTTCCAGGACGATGACACCCAAGGAAGCTCGTCGGACCCCTGCGATAGCGAAATGACTCATGCCGACTCTCCTGCCAAACAGGTGAGAGTCAGCCAGGGATCGTTTGGTTTTGGAACCGACGGCGAGGGCAATGACATGGATGACGTCGACATTGATGTCtacgaagacgacgaggaagacgagcTTGATGGAGTCGACACCGATCACACTCCCGGCCGTCAAAACCATTACCATAGCAGCCACGCCGCCTGGGGCAACCAAGCCGCTGCCGCGCATGTCACCAGACCGGAAGACATCCCGCGGGCTGGAATTGAGGACCAGATGTCTGATGATGAAAACGTGgacccttcctcctctttttcttccttcgCCTCGGATGTATCTGGATCATTCCACTCTTCCCAATCgagacagcagcaacacgacgaccaacaagaagagatAGAAATCCACcaagacgaagacgaagaagaccgGGAAGAACGAAGGAGCAACACCAGCGCGAGAAGCAGTCAGGCGCCGTCCGAGTACAGCAGCAGACCGGGCCCATGGAATATTGTTCCTTCTCCTGCTAGTCCTACCAGGACTATCACAGCTGACACCAAGGCTGTGGCGGCCAGTCAGCAAGAAGCAGGTGTCAAGGCCCACTCCATCAAAAGGGAGAGATCTAGCCTCAATTCTCTGATGGATTTCAGGATTCACGAAGACAGGACGGCTCAGTCATGA